A single genomic interval of Nitrospirota bacterium harbors:
- a CDS encoding endonuclease domain-containing protein: MGDRITTLGKALRKRLTDAEQLLWSHLRMKQMEGLKFRRQQPIDKYIVDFVCFENRIIIEVDGGQHAAENNKDIERDKYLQRYGFKVLRFWNNQVLQNTDEVLAVIRDGCLAHPPLNPLPSREGKERM, from the coding sequence ATGGGGGACAGGATAACAACATTGGGAAAAGCCCTCAGGAAAAGACTAACAGATGCGGAACAACTGCTCTGGAGTCATTTGAGAATGAAACAGATGGAAGGGTTGAAATTCAGAAGGCAACAGCCCATAGACAAATACATAGTTGATTTTGTTTGCTTTGAAAACCGCATTATTATTGAAGTGGATGGTGGTCAACATGCCGCAGAAAACAATAAGGATATAGAAAGAGATAAATACCTTCAACGATATGGATTCAAGGTGTTAAGGTTCTGGAATAATCAGGTCTTACAAAATACAGATGAAGTTTTAGCGGTAATAAGGGATGGCTGCTTAGCTCACCCTCCCCTTAATCCCCTCCCGTCAAGGGAGGGGAAAGAAAGAATGTGA
- a CDS encoding DUF1566 domain-containing protein, with the protein MMPELTFFNRLSGVHSKTTVRPSRPSGIGRQSGIPLRQGLPDEELTSGWANVQSNNYWSSTSNANNTNNAWIVNMWNGNVNNNNKSNNNYVWPVRSGEWLTPLFSFDALYRSYRLSVLSQNEWVNNIPSPLTGEG; encoded by the coding sequence ATGATGCCGGAGCTGACCTTCTTTAACAGATTGTCAGGTGTGCATAGTAAAACCACTGTGCGCCCATCCCGCCCTTCGGGCATTGGCAGGCAATCAGGCATACCCTTACGGCAGGGATTGCCTGATGAAGAACTCACAAGTGGATGGGCAAATGTGCAGTCTAACAACTACTGGTCGTCTACTTCTAACGCCAACAACACGAACAATGCGTGGATCGTCAATATGTGGAATGGCAACGTGAACAACAACAATAAGTCCAACAACAACTACGTGTGGCCGGTACGTTCTGGAGAGTGGTTAACCCCCCTTTTCTCATTTGATGCCCTCTACAGAAGTTATAGGTTATCGGTTCTTTCTCAGAACGAGTGGGTAAATAATATTCCCTCCCCCTTGACGGGGGAGGGTTAG
- a CDS encoding four helix bundle protein, with protein sequence MAQYEHLPIYKKAFDMTIYIENAVRGFSRYHKYTLGTDLRDISRSVVRLVVRANSERERLATLVQLRDTIEELKVTVRVCKEVKAFRSFNTFKYMMEEVISLGRQSEGWIKSCASKPPPLAGGGRGRGD encoded by the coding sequence ATGGCACAGTATGAACATCTCCCAATATACAAAAAGGCGTTTGATATGACTATTTACATTGAAAACGCAGTGAGAGGTTTTTCAAGGTATCACAAATATACACTGGGTACAGATCTCAGGGATATATCCCGCTCGGTAGTGAGGCTTGTTGTCAGGGCAAACTCCGAGAGGGAGAGGCTTGCCACTCTTGTGCAGTTGAGAGATACGATTGAAGAACTAAAGGTTACGGTCAGGGTGTGCAAGGAGGTAAAGGCATTTAGAAGCTTCAATACCTTTAAATATATGATGGAGGAGGTAATCTCCCTGGGAAGACAGAGCGAGGGATGGATAAAGAGTTGTGCTTCAAAACCCCCTCCCCTTGCGGGAGGGGGCAGGGGGAGGGGGGATTGA
- a CDS encoding DUF1566 domain-containing protein, which yields MHKTKQAILMTAIFILFLPVFALAGAGTVDLPKTGQTTCYNSSGAVVACPGTGQDGDVQAGVPWPSPRFTVSTDGYCVTDNLTGLMWVRSPDSLTRTWPQALDYANGLSLCGYTDWRLSNVNELESLINAEQSNTATWLNTQGFSNVQSYYYWSSTSLAYYTSYAWIVHMWSGGVNSGSKSDHFYVWPVRSGQ from the coding sequence ATGCATAAAACAAAACAAGCTATCTTAATGACAGCAATATTTATCTTATTCCTGCCGGTCTTTGCCCTCGCCGGTGCAGGCACGGTTGATCTTCCCAAGACAGGCCAGACGACCTGCTACAACTCATCCGGTGCAGTGGTTGCCTGTCCCGGCACTGGTCAGGACGGGGATGTACAGGCGGGTGTTCCCTGGCCCAGTCCAAGATTCACGGTCAGCACGGATGGTTACTGCGTCACAGACAACCTTACAGGTCTGATGTGGGTAAGGTCGCCTGACAGTCTAACGAGGACATGGCCGCAGGCACTGGATTATGCCAATGGTTTAAGCCTGTGCGGTTATACAGACTGGCGCCTGTCCAATGTCAACGAGCTTGAGAGTCTGATAAATGCAGAACAGTCTAATACGGCTACATGGTTGAACACGCAGGGATTCAGTAATGTGCAGTCTTACTACTACTGGTCGTCTACTTCTCTCGCCTACTACACGAGCTACGCGTGGATCGTCCATATGTGGAGTGGCGGCGTGAACAGCGGCAGTAAGTCCGACCACTTCTACGTGTGGCCGGTACGTTCTGGACAGTGA
- a CDS encoding type II toxin-antitoxin system RelE/ParE family toxin has product MARKVIWSYEATADLDALAEYIARDSTFYAASFVQEILTASRSLDIFSERGRIVPEFSDPNIRELFVIDYRLIYSIEEQCVDILGLIHGRRDLKKLWEIEQRGI; this is encoded by the coding sequence ATGGCTCGAAAAGTAATCTGGTCTTACGAAGCTACTGCCGACCTCGACGCCCTTGCAGAGTATATTGCTCGTGATTCAACGTTCTATGCTGCATCATTTGTTCAGGAAATCCTTACTGCAAGTCGTTCACTTGATATATTCTCTGAAAGGGGGCGAATAGTCCCGGAATTTTCTGATCCCAATATCCGGGAACTTTTTGTGATAGATTATCGCTTGATTTATAGTATCGAAGAACAGTGTGTTGATATTTTGGGACTTATTCACGGAAGACGTGATTTAAAAAAGCTTTGGGAGATAGAACAAAGAGGAATTTGA
- a CDS encoding zinc ribbon domain-containing protein has product MEGPTCQSCGIPLGRKEDQGTNADGTKNREYCFYCFENGVFTDPDLTMDQMISKVIGFLSGIDNMSEEKAKVIANTFIPKLKRWQN; this is encoded by the coding sequence ATGGAGGGGCCGACTTGCCAGAGCTGTGGTATTCCGTTGGGGAGGAAGGAAGACCAGGGGACAAATGCAGATGGGACAAAGAACAGGGAGTATTGCTTTTACTGTTTTGAGAACGGGGTGTTTACTGATCCTGATCTTACAATGGACCAGATGATAAGCAAGGTGATCGGTTTTCTATCAGGTATTGACAATATGTCAGAGGAAAAGGCAAAGGTTATAGCAAATACATTCATACCTAAACTTAAACGGTGGCAGAATTGA
- a CDS encoding DUF4149 domain-containing protein: protein MVIINFIHLLSLVTWIGGMIFLVVIGAPSIFKVLPRDAAGDVLGDIFPKYWIMGYICGIASLVTIVIMSGKDQFYPWDRITLLAFMTVLTFYLGLVSAAKARKLRLQIRANVDTSMSQTLQKKFRSVHQFSVILNVLVLLAGLAVIFLMVR from the coding sequence ATGGTAATAATCAACTTCATACATCTGCTGTCACTTGTAACATGGATTGGCGGGATGATATTCCTTGTTGTTATAGGCGCCCCAAGCATATTCAAGGTACTACCGAGAGATGCGGCCGGTGATGTGCTTGGAGACATATTCCCGAAATACTGGATTATGGGTTATATCTGCGGTATTGCATCCCTTGTAACCATAGTCATAATGTCGGGTAAAGATCAATTTTATCCATGGGACAGGATAACCCTTCTGGCCTTCATGACTGTTCTTACATTTTATCTTGGGCTGGTGTCAGCGGCCAAGGCAAGGAAGTTACGGCTTCAGATAAGGGCTAATGTGGATACATCAATGAGTCAGACACTTCAAAAAAAGTTCAGGAGTGTTCACCAGTTTTCCGTAATCTTGAATGTCCTTGTCCTGCTTGCCGGTCTGGCTGTAATTTTTTTAATGGTAAGATAA
- a CDS encoding ZIP family metal transporter — MVEYLKTIHPILQALIATGFTWGVTALGAGVVFMAKTVSAKVLDGMLGFAAGVMIAASYWSLLAPAIEMSAGRGIPIWLPSTIGFLSGAVFLRIIDKILPHLHSGFSMNEVEGIKTSWQRSTLLVLAITLHNIPEGLAVGVAFGSAAAGIPSATLAGAIALAIGIGLQNFPEGLAVSMPLRREGMSRLKSFWYGQLSAIVEPIAGVIGAAIVIGSKAILPYALSFAAGAMIFVTVEELIPESQRNGNTDLATMGAMLGFAVMMVLDVAFG; from the coding sequence TTGGTCGAGTATCTCAAAACCATTCATCCGATATTACAAGCACTGATTGCTACCGGCTTCACTTGGGGGGTTACTGCACTTGGGGCCGGCGTAGTCTTTATGGCAAAGACTGTCAGCGCTAAAGTCCTTGACGGGATGCTCGGTTTTGCCGCAGGTGTTATGATTGCCGCAAGTTACTGGTCCCTGCTTGCCCCTGCTATTGAGATGTCAGCAGGCAGAGGCATCCCAATCTGGCTTCCGTCAACTATAGGGTTTCTGTCCGGTGCAGTCTTTCTAAGGATAATTGATAAGATACTCCCTCACTTGCACAGCGGTTTCTCCATGAATGAGGTGGAAGGTATAAAGACATCATGGCAGAGAAGCACACTGCTCGTCCTTGCCATAACCCTTCACAATATACCTGAGGGCCTTGCAGTAGGAGTTGCCTTCGGCTCAGCCGCAGCAGGAATCCCCTCTGCCACACTTGCCGGTGCAATTGCACTGGCTATCGGCATCGGGCTTCAGAATTTCCCTGAAGGATTAGCAGTATCCATGCCCTTGAGGCGTGAGGGGATGTCCCGTCTTAAAAGCTTCTGGTATGGACAACTATCAGCAATAGTAGAACCCATCGCCGGTGTAATAGGGGCTGCCATAGTTATAGGTTCGAAGGCAATCCTGCCTTACGCACTATCCTTTGCCGCAGGTGCCATGATATTTGTAACAGTAGAAGAACTAATCCCCGAGTCCCAGCGTAACGGCAACACTGACCTTGCAACTATGGGCGCCATGCTCGGATTTGCTGTGATGATGGTGCTTGACGTGGCGTTCGGATGA
- a CDS encoding ATP-binding protein, giving the protein MYTRPLVQTLADSLKKRIPVFQVLTGPRQVGKTTIAQQVMEELSYPSVYATADSPLPPGPEWIETNWRLAQVEFERHKKPVLLVLDEIQKVRGWSETLKYCWDEGRRSKYDIRILVLGSSALLLQEGLTESLSGRFFLNRCMHWSFKECNDAFGWDLRKWLYFGGYPGAVVFIKDEQQWKRYVLDSLIETVLARDVLQMQKIAKPALMRHLFVLAATFPAQIFSYNKMLGQLQDAGNTTTLVHYLRLLETAFLVSGMEVYSKGQIRKRGSSPKLILWNNALINAISSKTFRDAVGDSAWWGRIVENAVGLHLCNGLSGTEYSITYWRDGDKEVDFVVSRGAESWAIEVKSGRTGKLSGIEHFRRKYSNAKAIIIGAGGIPLEQFFMSDADVWFSKK; this is encoded by the coding sequence ATGTATACAAGGCCGCTTGTCCAAACGCTTGCCGATTCATTGAAAAAACGTATTCCGGTATTTCAGGTATTAACCGGGCCGCGTCAAGTTGGAAAGACTACCATTGCACAACAGGTGATGGAGGAATTATCATATCCGTCAGTGTATGCAACAGCGGACAGTCCATTGCCGCCCGGGCCGGAATGGATTGAGACGAACTGGCGGTTGGCACAGGTTGAGTTTGAAAGGCACAAAAAGCCTGTACTCCTTGTGCTTGATGAGATTCAGAAGGTTAGGGGATGGAGCGAGACACTTAAATACTGCTGGGACGAGGGTAGGCGGAGTAAGTATGATATTCGGATTCTTGTGCTTGGGTCTTCAGCACTATTACTGCAGGAAGGGCTGACGGAGAGCCTCTCAGGGAGATTTTTCCTGAACAGATGTATGCACTGGTCGTTTAAGGAATGTAATGATGCATTCGGCTGGGACTTGAGGAAATGGCTTTATTTTGGAGGGTATCCGGGTGCAGTTGTATTTATAAAGGATGAACAGCAGTGGAAGAGATATGTTCTGGATTCTCTTATTGAAACAGTATTGGCCCGAGATGTGCTGCAGATGCAAAAGATTGCCAAGCCTGCACTTATGCGGCACCTGTTTGTACTTGCGGCAACATTCCCTGCTCAGATATTTTCATATAATAAAATGCTCGGGCAATTGCAGGATGCAGGTAATACTACGACACTTGTTCATTACCTGAGACTCCTTGAGACGGCCTTTCTTGTCAGTGGTATGGAGGTCTATTCAAAGGGGCAGATACGAAAACGCGGGAGTAGTCCTAAACTGATACTCTGGAATAATGCCCTGATAAATGCCATTTCGTCAAAGACATTTCGTGATGCTGTAGGTGATTCCGCATGGTGGGGACGTATTGTTGAAAATGCAGTAGGTTTACATCTCTGTAATGGACTATCAGGTACTGAATACAGCATTACTTATTGGCGGGATGGTGACAAGGAGGTTGATTTTGTTGTCTCACGGGGTGCTGAGTCATGGGCAATAGAGGTAAAAAGCGGAAGAACGGGTAAGTTATCGGGGATAGAACACTTTCGACGTAAATATAGCAATGCTAAGGCGATAATTATTGGTGCAGGTGGGATTCCTCTGGAACAGTTCTTTATGTCTGATGCTGATGTATGGTTCAGTAAGAAATGA